In the genome of Panthera uncia isolate 11264 chromosome X, Puncia_PCG_1.0, whole genome shotgun sequence, the window GCTATGAGGGAAGGGGTGAGAGTTAACGCTTGGGCCCTTCTGAACACTCCCACATACAGACCAAACAGAGTGCCCTTTGGCAAGGGGTTGTATGGGAATTATTTGCAAGCAATTTCCAGGGTAGACAAAAGGATGTGGGTGCTATAATTCTATATCActgtgattgtttttttaatgtgtgagtTTCATTTCACCAACGGGAATGTAAAATCTTTGAATGCACGGGCTGCAGCTTCTATTTGTATTGCTTTCTCCATAAATTCTGACGAGTTCTGTGCTACAGTGAAATAAAATCCACTAAGCCCACCATGACCTGGGGTTGTCCAGACTTCCTCTCCAGACTTTTCTTTGTGGTCTACTTTCTCATTTCAAGCACTCGAGTCATTCCATTTACCTCAAGCGCCTAGAATAGCTCTTATTCCCTTGTCAACACTGATCATCTTTCAAGATGAGCTAAGTTACTcttctttcataaaaatattccACGTTCCACCCAAGTAGAGTAATCCTGCCCTATTTTGCAAACCACTACCTGGCTCTCACCTCTACTATACAACTTATCATGTTGTACtgaagtaatatttttatatgttagtCTTGACTACCAGAGTATGAGTTCATTGAGAAAGTAAACTGTGTCACACATTTCGTTATCTGCAGTACTTAGCTCactgcctggcatagagtaaatgctcaacaaatattttttgaatgagtaaatgaacatGACCAATAAATACTTCTTGATTATGTGAAACAAGAGGCTGGACATACCTGCTTTGGACACTTCTAATAATATCTCTCAAATATCTGTAGATTTAATACAGAATATTCTCCCAGAATATTGTGTCATTGCCCTTCAGGCAATGATGACCAAGACTACATCTGtagtactggtacaaaaatagacacataggtcagtggaacacgatagagacacagaaataaaccgatgcttatatggtcaattaatctatgacaaaggaggcaagagtatataatggagaaaagacagcctTTCCAATACatggcgctgggaaaactgggcagttacatgcagaagaatgaaactggaccactttctaacaccatacataaaaataaactcaaaatggactgaagacctaaatgtaagacctgaaaccataaaactcctactaaaagaaaatataggcaaataGTCTCTTCGATGTTGGCCTTAGCaaatatatttatggatatgtctcctgaggcaagagaaagaaacaaaagcaaaaataaactagcaAAAATAAACTAGCAGCAATGGAAActatcagcaaaatgaaaagtcaatgtACTGAATAGGGAAAGATAACTGCAAATGATAAATCTGCTAataggttaatatccaaaatatacaaagaacttatacaactcaacaccaaaacaccaaaaaaaaaaaaatgaataatccagtttaaaaatgtacagaagacctgaatagacatttttccagagaagacatccagatggccaatagacacatgaaaagatgctcaacatcactgatcatcagggaaatgcaaatcaaaaccacaataagatatcaccttatacccatcagaatgactagaatcaaaaagacaggaaataagtgtaagcaaggatgtggagaaaaaggaaccccttTTCTGTTGAGTGTTGCAAAACCCCATGCACGATGCAAACTGGTgtgaccactgtggaaaacagtatagaggttcctcaaaatttaagaacagaaataccatgtgatccagtaattccactgctgagtatttacccaaagaaagtgaaaacgcTAGTTTGAAAAGCTATACGCACCCTAACGTTCATTCCAGCaccatttacaatagctaagatatggaagcaacctcagtgtccattgatagatggatggatagagaagatgtggtgtatacatacacacactgaaatattactcagtcataaaaagaacgAGGtgttgccatttatgacaacatggatggacccagagggtattatcctaagtgaaataagtaagacagagaaagacaaacaccatatgactTCATTGTGGAACgtaaaaacagacaaagaaaaacagaaacagacttataaataaaaaggaactggtgcttgccagaggggagagggtgggaggataagcaaaataggtaaaggggattaattaagagatacaaatttccagttataaaataagtaattcatggggatgaaaagtatagcatagggaatacagtcaataatattttaatagtgttgtttggtgacagatggtaactatacctATTATGGTGAGcactgcataatgtatagaattattatCACTAGTGTGCCTGAAACAAATAcaacattgtatatcaactataaaacaacatttttttaagttaaaaaagaacacaCCTGTAGTTAAGCAAGCTGGAATTTTACTCActgcagagagagaacacacatcaTGAGGGCCTTTGGGGTATTTAAATAAGGATATATTTGAAAGAAACTACGCTAGGATTTGGGCTTTTGACAGATGATTTTTGGGAGTGACCAAGGAAGCAGAGATTTGCTCTAGATTAGATGCTGTCAGAAAGCAAGGGCAATGTTATGACTATTTTGTGAGAAGTATGGTGACTGATTTGGTCTGTGCTTAGGCAAAATTATGAAATGacctcattttgtttcattttatcatgATCTCAGAGTAACTCTGAGTTTGGTAGTCTGTGAGATTGTTTATGTCCAACACGACAAAACAGCCTGGCTGGGAACATCATTTGACCAGCTTGTAATAATATTGAGGTCTAGTTATAAACATCAGATAAGTTTTGAACATCAGAGAATGctctttttttgtgtgatgaTGAGTGGAAAGGAAGGCCCAAAATAAAGGTTGTAAGTGCAGGTGCTGAGAGTATTCACGAGTGTGGAATGAGAGTTGaaaagaagggaataaaaatgaaagtcaaactGAATCTTCCATCCTGTTGTGTGACCTTTCAGGTTGACAGGAGTTTTAAATCCTGAAGCTCTGCATAGTATTAAAAGGCATATAATAGctgaaaggaagaattttttcaCCAGAAAAGCAAGTCATACAGATtctcctttgaaaaaataaaactgtaaggtctgaaaaattaaaatatttaatccagCAGCAGTATCACTTGTGTAGTGATAAAATAGTAGGATTTTCTTTTCGTTGCCTCCCTGTTTCGgccactctcttaaaaaaattgttgacaTCCTTTTTGGGGATGAGGAATAGataaaaaatccataaatatgtaatttatattcaggaagaagaaaacaacttGGAACTTTCTGGTAGTTAAATTGTTTCTGAAGCCCTGTGACTAGAAATCTAAGTTCACAGGGTCATTTGAAAGCCATTAcagtatttattcaacaaattatttttgaacagTAGTTATAGGTCTAAATCATCTGTGACTGATATATTTTGTGGGATGAATTTTTATTagatataatttcaaacttacagaaacacTGCAACATCAGTTCACCCTTCATACAGACTCGCCAGTTGCTTTTCAAGTTGGAGAAATTGTGCCCACCTACCCCTAAATACTTTAGCGAGTGtcttctaaaaggaaaaatattctgcaACCTAACCACCATGCAACTATCCAACTCAGGAAATTTAATGTTGATGTAAAACCATTATCgaattaaaatgttacaaattGCCTTAATGTCcttcatagttttgtttttttttttttccctacacagATCCAATCCAGGATCATGCATTTAGTTGTTACACTTTGTGGTCTTCTTTAACCTGGGATAATTccttggtctttctctgtctttcttgaCCTTCACACTTTTGAGAATTACAGGCAAGTTGCTTTGTATAATGCCCCTCAGTTTGGATCTGTCTGATGGTCTCTCATTATTAGATTCAGGGTAGGAATTTTTAGCAGGAATATGTGCTTGATTTTAAACCCCAGAATAGTCCCCTCTGCTCACATCTCCCACACTTTGATCGGACACCATACACAGCTGGGGGACCTTTGAGGTCTCCTGGTGAAATATAGACCTTTTCTCGGCTTCCTCTTATGATCCCTAATTTAGCCATCAGAAATGCTAAAATCCTGAGGAGGATGTctgctttttaaagaatttatactTAGTTGAAACCTTATATTAAttccaaattctttcttaatGTGTGGCCCCCTTCCTAATTCCCTATGTATTAGCACCTGCTTCATTATTATTGTGAAGAAAAAACTATTGAGGTGGATAAATGGCTTATGGAGATAAATAACATGACatgaatgtaataaaaatgtttccttcttgtaaaataaatagcattttttaaagtttatcaattttgagagagagagagtgtgcgtgtgtgtgtgtgtgtgtgtgtgagtgtgagtgagtgggggaggggcaaagagaaagggagagagagaatctaaagcagctccacagtgtcagtacagagcccaacacagggctccacaGGGTTCGACATGGTGCTCTTTGCGGggttcaacatggggcttgatcctatgaccctgggacctgagccgaaatcaagagtagggcacttaaccaactgagccacccagatgcccctaaataaGTAGCATTTTTAACCAAACCCTTTAAGACTGTACATCTTTCTGGAGAGAAACAGTCAACTGCACAgtagtctcccccccccccccccacatacacacaaaacagaGCTTTAAACAGGCCCTAAATAAAGAAGTTCAAGGCTTCAGTGATGCCTGGAATTTGACTGTGCCTATTCAGTCTCTGCTCCCTCGTGCTGAATATCCAAGGCTGCCATGAAATGGAAGGAGGAGGATGTGTGGGTGAAGAGTGGGCAGAGAAGACTCCCAAGAATTGGAAACTATGCAAAGAGTAGCAGCCAGCAGCTAATTAGTTTCAGCTCTGAAATGACCCCTTTGTGTGGCTTGTCCTTCCTGAGAGAAAGGTTAAAATGCTGTCATGACTGCTTTTAGCAGTGTGgtaattaaaacaattaatcCCAGGTTCTAAATAAGGTGGCTTTGCTTATTTGGCTGAAGAGAGAATGGTCCTCCTTCATTTTTTCCCGCTCCTACTCACTGAACATCACGttcaagaaataaacaaatacctaTATTATACTTCTACACATAGGGCCTATTTAGAGGGAGGAATGATCATTAAGGAAGATTCTAGAATCTAAAGTTATCTATTTTCCTAAAACTGAGAAGCAAACTTATTTTGAGATGTTCCTATCATAGCTCTTTACTAAGCTCTGCTGGGATATAAAGTCAGTTGATAAAGATAGCTAATAATTATTGTGCATTTACCATGTGCTGAGTCACAATGTAGAGATTTTACATGGTTTATCCTATTTAATCCTCCCTAAAATCTGTGAGTTGGATGGTATTATCCTTATTGTGATCATGTCCAGTTTAttagatgaggaagctgggacCAAGAAAAGTGAAGAGATTAGACCATGATGAGTtagagcagaggcaggatttgaacacaggcagGCAGTCTGGCCCAGAGGCCATTGCTCAACCACCATGCTATCTGTATTTCAGACTCCAACTTGCCTACAGTCTAGTGGGTACCATAAGACAATGAACACAAGATGAATCCATGCCAAATGAGTGGATTAGGTTCATCAGGGAAGATTTCACAGAACAAGGTAGATTTAAACAAGGCTGAAAGGTAGAATGAGTTTGATTTGGTTAAGAGGGGTATGAAGGGCCTTCCAGGTAAGGGGAGCCACATGACAACTTCAAGTACTGGGACAACAAACTGAATACTTGGGCCAAGGCAGAGAGCTCCTGCAGTCCTTTGCAGGAGACCTTTATGTCCTAGGCCTCACACTTCTATAAAAGAGAGGTAACATCCACTCTGGTCCCTAACAGGGAACTCTGAGAGACTAATGTCTATGAAGTGCACATTGGCTGTAGTACAGGCTCACTGCAATGGCAAGGCAATAGGGCCTGCCATGTCCTTCCCACTTCCCTTGGGCAATAAGCATTGCCCTGGGTTCCAGTCTCCATGGGGTTATCAGAAAAGGCTGAGCCTGCCTCTGGTTGGTCCATCCTGGTTTCTGCTCTTTGTTTCAGCTTCACTTCCTGGAACTACTAGCTGGTTGAAATTAATTCAGGATGTGGCAATACGAAGCCCTAACACACTCTCCAATTTGGTTTCATCACCAATAAAGCTATCTGGATTTCCATCTGACTTCTTGTGTCTGTTGTAAGTGATCACAACTTGGATGAAAGATGAACAGCTGGTACTCCCCAAACTTCCAACAACAGGGAAGTGgtagaaaattccatttaaaagatAGATTAGACATGGTAGACCAAGGAGAGCCTTGAAGGCTGgtataaggaatttttttaagtttatttatttattttgagagagagatggagtacaagtgggggaggggcagagagaaggtaagacagaatcccaagcaggctttacaccatcagtgcagagcctgacgcagggctcaaactcacagaactgtgagatcatgacctaagccgagatctagagttggacacgtaactgactgagccacccaggggcccctggtaTAAGGAATTTAGTCATAGCCTATAGGAATTATTTACCATAACTCTCTGTGAaagcgtgtgtgcacgtgcgcgcgcacacacacacacacagtggttaGCCATAAAGGAAATCACTGTGGGACCGGAGTCCAAAATAATCTCTAGAGCTTTAATGTCATCAACTCCCCACTTCCCCGCAAATTTGCTAAGAACcttaagtcatttttaaaagtcaaactaagagtacaaacttccagttataagatgaataataTCTGAGGGTCTAATATATGGTGAcaatagttaacaatactgtgttgtatacttaaaatatgtCAAGAGTGTATATCTTAAGTTTTATCACAAAAAGGTAACTGTGATGTGCTGAATGTATTCATTAATTTGACTGTGGTAATAATTTCACAATGTAAATGTATATCAAATTaccatgttgtacactttaaatatattataattttagttgtcaattttacctcaataaaacagtaaaaacaaaacaaaacaaaaaagccaaactaATATGTTGTCCATATGTCTTTGAATGATTTGTTTGCCCCACAAGTTGCTGTTTTTCAAGAATTATGTGATGCCCAAGGAACATTTCAGCCTATTTGGGAGACGTTAATAAAGCTTTCTTGTACAGCCCCATTATTGATGTTAAAAGACACTAATAAATAATGACAACTATAATGtcattatttggaaatatatgCTTGCATCTTTCTTCCCAAACAATCTACCTTAAATTATAGTCTTTCAATTGATCTCACAatattaggtgattttttttctcattcatttaaaaaatttttaaaaacatttatttattttgagagagagaacacgagcaggggaggggcagagagagggagagagaatcccaagtggggtccacactgtcagcgcagagcccgatgtagggcttaaactcacaaactgtgagatcatgacctgaaatcagttgagtcggacactcaaccgactaagtcacccaggcacccctttttttctcattttgatttatgtgtttgagtgccaatttgaaaataattttgattgaaagtatatattttaagtacaGAGATCTGAGTTTTAATCCAAATCTGAAAATTGTTAActgcttccttccatctcttACTGGCGACTACCAGCAAATGGGTAGAATTCCTTTCTCCAGGAATAACTTTTCCAgtacattcctttttattatcaaAAGACTTTGCATGAAAACAGGAAGATATGGTTTTCTCCTTAACTGAGAAAAACACTTGTCCCAATCTCTGTAAAATGTTCTTCCTATGCCTCTGACCCTTGGACGATAAAAGCAATGATAGTATGACTTTGGTCTTCCTGCTCCAGGAAGGAAAGTTGCTGTAGGAAGAGAATTGACTTTTTTTCAATTCTGTGGCTTGAGAACAAGTTACAACTCCAGTTTTTCAAAGTGCATGGAAAATAATACACAATTATTAGATTGCTATCTGTCGGACTATAGATTTAGTAGAATCTAGAAAAatcagaaaccagaaaaatccaatgtatttttaaaagaatgctacATTTTACTGCTTCTCCTTCCTTTGGCTTCTGGAATTTAACCTCCATCTGACCCATCTCCATTCTAATAGTGTAGAGCCACTTTGGCTCTATTAGTACTTCCTTAaagttatcttcttttttctgttacatGAACTGCACAGCCAGTTTTTCaatcagcatttttaaagtttatctatttacaCACAACCTTGTTCTAGAAATGGTTTAAGGTGGcttaaaagaaaccataaaatataCCAAGAAATTAGTGACAGAAGAGTCAGAAATGAAGCTTCTGTAGAAATGCTTATACAATCCTACTCATTGACACCGGGTGGACCACAAATTTGGCTCTAAGCTTTCTCACAGGCAGTCAGAAAAGGAAACTTAATCATTTGTAGTgtccataaaacaaaaacaaatcaattacCCAGGCAAAGAACTGTTATTTGCAATACTGAGACCAGAAAGAAATTTCTCTTGAGAGGCTTCATAGAGATGGTCAGTGTATGATGTCATCATCAGTATTCTCGGTAGCAACCtaattgaaaacataaaagataaatttCACAGGGCTTTTCTTATTATCTTCAACATAACAGATGGCATTACAGCAACTTGAAAACCGGGAAAGCCATTTTATCATGAGTTTGAGGGTTGGGGGTGAGCACAAGGTACTCATATCTCCCCTCTGCTAGGCAAAACCAAAGGTAAATTTTAGAACAACGGGATCTAATCCAGTACCAATAATGGCTTCAGAGAAATTCTAAAACCTCtaaatttgtatgcattttatgAATAGGTAAGTTCATTTTTCTTAACAGAGAAACCATCGTGTATCAGATCCTCAATGCACACAAGCAATTCACAAAAGCTAGGTACAATTTCTAGAAAACCTAGAGGATTAAACACGCTACCTTTCTCccattcttcatatttttccccACAGCCTAgctttcctccccacctcccactcctGCAAAAAGAaccttttttgtttccatttgatcTCACAGCATAGGCAAGCTTGTCAGCATGGTTGAAAAGTTGCGTTCTGGCTGAAGAAAGAAGCTCGAGCGGACATCTTGACACTGGGTAAATGCAGACGGGTTCCTCAAAGGCTGCTGGGCACTGCACGGGAGGCTCCAAGTTGTGCTGCGGGGTGAGCTTTTTGAAGAGATACTCGCCCAGCCCGGCCTGAGGGCCAGCCAGCCTGCGGAGGTCGGTGAGGTGGTCGCCCATCTTCTTGATGACTTTCATCTCCTCCTCTAGGAAGTGGCTTTTGAGGAGGTCACAGAGACCGGGATCTCCGTTGGCGGCCCCCAGGGCATGCAGATCCAAAAGGGCCTGGTTCAGGTTCTTCTCCAAGGCCATGGCGGCTTCCATGGCGTCCACGCTGCCACGCCACCCATCTTGGGACAGCTCTTGCCAGTCCTGAAGGAAGGGGCAGCCGCTCCACTGGTTTCGCATCTTAAAGAGACGGTGGGCGCCCTCACGCTTCTCCTCAGCTAACTCTTGGAAGAAGCGGCCCATGCCCTTCGGAGCTACATCGTTGCCTCCTTCAAAATAGAAGCGAAGAGAGAGGTAGGTGTAGGAGGCCTGCAGATGCAGGTTCACCAGGCGCTGGAGTGCAGCCTCCATCTGGGCGGAATAATTCTGCTGGATCTGAGTGCTCATGGTTGGTGAGCCGTGAGGAGCGAAGCGTAAAATATGGTGCTTGCGGGTCTTGGAAGCACGGGAGAGCAAAGAGGATTCCGCCGGAAGTTGTAACTGAAGGGGAGGGCCTAGAGGTGAGAGGTTGGCAGGGATAGGAGGAGGTAGGGAAGGGCTGGGGCTACCCAGTCTGTTCAATCCAATAGACAGTTCTAGAGGGCTGCAGGGTGAACTCTAAGTCTAGTTTTTGATAAGagtttaattctttctttcctaactATTAGAAAGGAGTTTTTACCTCTCATTTTGCCCCGTTTCTTACTTACAAGATGAGGTAAGAACGTTCAAGGTTAAGAATGTTAAGTATCGATAGTGAAATGCCTCCAGTCTTCACTTGTGACTTAAAACTcccttgtttcttattttatagagTCTATAGGAATTTATCGTTTCCTGCTCCTAAAGCCTCGTTTACAGGGTGACTATTAGTTCCAGGTTGCCCAGAGCAGTCTTGTTGTCCTGGTGCAATTATTAATAGTTTcccctaataaataaataaaatagtatcccCTCTCACACTCAAAAGGGTCCTTGTTTGGAATATACATTACATGGTCACcttacttattattattaagaaGGTCAAAATCTATACTATAGAATGAGAAATGGATGAGCTTCTAAGGCATTGAATTTGGACATAGTTCATACCAGTAAGAATCCCATCATAAATTTTCTACTAGTCAGgcttcattttttcatgtgttgatgCATTTATTCCTTCTAATAGAAGATCTACTGGATACCGTTTATGTGCCAGGTGTTTTGTTAGGTACTGGTGGCTTCTTGTGATTACCCAGATATTCCACCATTAACTTAAACATGTCATGTGAAAGGGAAGTAAAGATGAAAGTGTAGACTTATAAATCCTACCACAATAGAAAATAATCCATACAGGATGAGTTAGCTATTCTCAGCTGGAAGATGAGGGTAGAACTAGATGATCTCACAGGGTCTCTTCCAGGTTTGTGATTTCatgtttagcattttattttcctaaataccACTTGCCTGGGGCTGTTTCACAATTAGAACACTTTAATGTGTTTTCTGTCAAACAGGAAGGCATATGCTATTCAGGATAAACAATATTTGAACCCAGAGAGGAAAGTTTGCACTCAACCTTGGACCTacttctaaatgaaaataaaaattcattctcttgcagctactttcttttttttaaatattttttaatgtttatttttgagacacccccacacacacagaggcagagaaagagggagacacagaatctgaagcaggctccaggctctgagctgtcagcacagaccccgacacggggctcaaactcacaaatggtgagatcatgacctgagccgaagtcggatgcccaactgtccaacccactgagccacccagtcttttGCAGCtactttcaacttttattttctatgttgcTGGAAACTGAcatgttaaaatttcaaaaagagatCTGCAGTCTCCGTTCACTGCTGAGGCCAAAATACGGGCATATATCCtgtaaattgtaaatttttttcatggaagGTTGTGCCCAAAAGTATTCTCATATTGCATTTGGAATCtgcaaaaactgttagaattcaGGAATAGCACATTTTTCAACCCTGGGGGGAACGGGGTAAAATGGAAGTAGTTGTGCAGCCTTTCTAGTCTTGGTTCTAGAGCAAAAAGAGGAGGCTGGAGgttaggaggg includes:
- the LOC125931264 gene encoding ferritin light chain-like — its product is MSTQIQQNYSAQMEAALQRLVNLHLQASYTYLSLRFYFEGGNDVAPKGMGRFFQELAEEKREGAHRLFKMRNQWSGCPFLQDWQELSQDGWRGSVDAMEAAMALEKNLNQALLDLHALGAANGDPGLCDLLKSHFLEEEMKVIKKMGDHLTDLRRLAGPQAGLGEYLFKKLTPQHNLEPPVQCPAAFEEPVCIYPVSRCPLELLSSARTQLFNHADKLAYAVRSNGNKKGSFCRSGRWGGKLGCGEKYEEWEKGSVFNPLGFLEIVPSFCELLVCIEDLIHDGFSVKKNELTYS